The stretch of DNA TTGATCAGGAGTTCACCAGACTACCTGAAAGATTTCCAGTCCTGGGATCTGGTCCTATGGTGTGATGTTCCAACACCAGGATTTTGTTCATGTATTTTTGTCTCagtgcgctatataaataaagtaaattttattattattctctGCCTTTAACGACATGAACATCTTACTGAACTCCACTCTGGCTGTGTGGTGGTGCAGCAATAACAAGAGAGCCGCTGTACTGGTTTTGGTGTTTTTAACAAGGATCTGTTTCTTAAATCTCCCAGTAGTTCAGTTGTGAGCCTGTCCCATCACTGATCTTGTTCTGACTTCATACCAGCTGGCTAACAACCAAAGCTTCTGCTGAACACTTAATTGGGCCAAACATCCCAAAACTAGAGTCTTACTTGCATGTGCTAGATGTTTCTGCTCCTTTGGGAGAGTTATCTGATCAGACCCACTGGTCCAGATGCAGGATAATAACCATCAAGGACCCAGACTGAACTCTGCTGTCCTTGTTCCTTCTTCTCCTTGTGGTTGGTCTCTCCATCTTCTTCATTTGTTGTGTTTTTGCTGCTGCTTTTTAAATTAGATTATTTAGATttggtgtattttttttttcttaaagcgGTCCACCCAACCAGAACTTCTGGGTTACACAGAGTAGGTCAAGGTGGTGAGACCTGGTGGACCCACATAAATCAGGACAGATGATTAAGAAGTGGGCTGTAAATGATTCCTTAACGTCCACGTGAGAAGAAGTCGATAAGACGCGTACACAAGCTGATAAAGGAGCTGACTAATCTGACCCCTGATCGATCCCCTTTTACAGGAAGCCTCATTGGGATGATGCAAATGGTTGGAACACTGATGTCTCTCTCATCCAACCACCAagatgatgaatacatgaaaaccAAATCACTGATCTGATTTTAGGATTTAAGGTGGAACTTACAGAGTTCAGGTTAAAGCCCAGATCCGCCATGACCACGACAGGAGGCAGCCGCTCACTTTTACCAAGATGAAAGCTCTCAGGAATCTCATCCTTCCTATAGACCGTTAGGTTTGGTGCTTTGGACAAAGCGTCGATGACCTCCTGTTCTTTACCTGTCCTTGGGGTCAAGATTCCAAACCCTCCGTAGTCCAGGATCTCAAAGCTGGCCAGTTTGAGTAGATTCAGGTACTTGTTGAGGATGATCTCGTCTACCTGAGGTCGCTTCTTGATGGTGGTCATGCCGTGGTCAGAGGTGATGATGACGTTTAGGCTGTCTGTCAGGTTGTGGTACTCGATGGCCTCTCTCAGGTAACCGATGGTTCGGTCAATCTGCTGGATGATCTTTATCCTGTCTGGATGATCTGGACCCTTGGCATGGCCGACATTGTCAGGTTCACCGTAGTACAGCGTCACCAGGTGGAAATCCTCCTCAGAGAACCAGCTCATCACCATATCGATATTCAGACGCCACTCTGTCTCGTTATCATCTGGGAAACCGTGTTCCTCAACTAGGACTCTGTTGACCGCTTGACCTCTGTAGGTGGCTCCGCCTCCCGGGTAATGAAACGAAGCAGTTTTCAAACCCTAAAACAAGATCAGCTATGTTTGACATCAGAGCATTTCTTCTGTTGTAACTATGAAGTTTGTCTCAACCGTAGGTCTGGTAATACTAGGCTCAGGTATTTTTAGTTCGGTGATGCCGATAACTGACACCTGGTTACTCACCTGGTTCTGCGCTGTGATCCATAACGGCAGGACTCCATTGTCCCACCACTCTGATCTCTTCATGGTTTCTTTGTGAGGAAGTTTCTGGTTCGTCGTCACGTTGAACATCATGTTGTGGACAACTTCATGGTCCTCCACCCATCTACCTAACATACAGTAGCATCCAACATTATGACTCAGGTCAGGAAGGTGAAGTTAGACCTCACCACATTTAGCATCCCTTTGTGGTTCCATGTtggtctagcctagtgaactagaccaaattcttgctttatttagtctggcttgccaggctaatgttGGTCTCTATCtctataaacacctcaaaaatgtatAAGATCCATCAGAGAGAGAGTTTACCAGTGATGGTGGTGAAATGAGATGGAGAGGTCATGGTGAGCATTGGGGGGGTGATGTATTTAGCCTTGACCCCATCCACAACCAGCTGGTCCAGGTGAGGTGTGTCCACATCCTGGTCGTAGTCCCACCTGAAGCCGTCGAAAGACACCAGCAGAAGCTTCTTCTGCTCTTCATTTTTCTTCAGTGGCTTGCTGAGTACACAGGTCAGCACCACTAGTACGAGGAAGAGCTGTAGCCTCATCTTAACCTTAACTCTGACTGCCTGCAGACTGGCCAGGTCTCACCTACTTAGGTAAATCTAGTTAATCTGTAGCTGCAGTTCTCTGATAGAGATCTGCTGATGAAGAACGAGACCTTGAGCCAACAGCTGTTATCAGGACATATTTCACTGATCAGCTGCACGTTGATAGCTACTCCTAAGTTGTCTCTCGTCAGGAAAGTAAAGCTGTTAGTGTGCTCTTTACAGCTTGTGATCAAATGGTTTCTCATTGATCAgctaatatttattttttattaaacacaCGTGAtaactacagtggggcaaaaaggtaGTCAGCCAcgaattgtgcaagttctcccacttaaaatgatgacagaggtcagtaattttcatcataggtacacttcaactgtgagagacagagtgtgaaaaaaatccatgaattcacatggcaggatttttaaagaatttatttgtaaatcagggtggaaaataagtatttggtcacttcaaacaaggaaaatctctggctctcacagacctgtaacatcttctttaagaagcttttctgtcctccactcgttacctgtattaatggcacctgtttgaacaaattatctgtataaaagacacctgtccacagcctcaaacagtcagactccaaactccactatggccaagaacaaagagctttcaaaggacaccaggaaaagaattgtagacctgcaccagactgggaagagtgaatctacaatatgcaagcagcttggtgtgaaaaaatcaactctgggagcaattatcagaaaatggaagacatacaagaccactgataatctcccttgatctggggctccacacaagatctcatcccgtggggtcaaaatgatcatgagaacggtgagcaagaatcccagaaccacacggggggacctggtgaatgacatgcagagagctgggaccacagtaacaaaggtcaccatcagtaacacactacaatggcagggaatcaaatcctgcagtgccagacgtgttccgctcctgaagccagtgcatgtccaggcccgtctgaagtttgccagagagcacatggatgatacagcagaggattgggagaatgtcatgtggtcagatgaaaccaaagtagaactttttggtataaactcaactcgtcgtgtttggaggaagaagaatactgagttgcatcccaagaacaccatacctactgtgaagcatgggggtgggaacatcatgctttggggctgtttttctgctaaggggacaggacgactgatccgtgttaaggacagaatgaatggggccatgtatcgtgagattctgagccaaaacctccttccatcagtgagagctttgaagaagaaacgtggctgggtcttccaacacgacaatgatcccaaacacaccacccgggcaacaaaggagtggctccttaagaagcatttgaaagtcctggagtggcctagccagtctccagatctcaaccccatagaaaatctgtggagggagttgaaagtctgtgttgcttggcgacagccccaaaacatcactgctctcgagaagatctgcatggaggaatgggccaaaataccagctactgtgtgtgcaaacctggtaaagacctatagtaatcgtttgacctctgttattgccaacaaaggttatgttacaaagtattgagtagaatttttgttattgaccaaatacttattttccaccctgatttacaaataaattctttaaaaatcctgccatgtgaattcatggattttttttcacattctgtctctcacagttgaagtgtacctatgatgtaaattactgacctctgtcatcattttaagtgggagaacttgcacaattggtggctgactaaatacttttttgccccactgtacctaTAGTACTGATCTGTCCATTGGAACCTACAGAGGACAAGGAAGACCACCAACAATCTGTCAACCATGACTGGAGAAAGATGGGCCTCCATGCCAACCTGGGTGCACCTTAAGCACCATCTCTACCCCTGGAGCCAGCAGCATGTGAGAAACTCCATGATGACATGCTGATAACGGTCATTAAAGTGAACACAAATTAGTTCCTGTTTTACAAGAACTGGTTGTAACCCTGCTTTTTGCATCAGAGCCATCCTTCCTACAGAATGAAAGACCAGCTTCATTATTAGAAAGTCGACATTTATTACAGCTTTTGTTTGCTTTTGGAGTCCACCTGTCCCCCCTGCACTGATCCAAAGTTTGTAATGGTAACCTGCAGATGGTAGCATCACCACACTAACAAATGTTCATGTAGACATCCCTAATCTGGAATCCTTAAACACCTGGGAGAGTTCATGTGTGATAACCAGAAAATAACTGTGCTTAATGGGGCTGCCAACTGTCACTACGTCCCCAGTTCCTCCTGCTGGGAAAAAAAGCTCATCTATCCGAGCCACACATTGCGTCACATTACTGTCCACAATCCACTAACTGCAGTACAAGTTTTGTTTTATGTTGACCTCATGTGAGTAAGAAGGGGATGTTTAACACCTTCCATTGGCAAAAAGCATAAAGTAAATAGAAACCAAATGCAACAAAAATAACTAGAAACTTAATAACTGTGGTTATTTTTTTAACAGTTTGTTCTTTACTTAAATAAACTTTTAATTTAATTTCGTGTAAGCTgtcatttgatttgattgatggtCACATACTCTATAACGGATTTATATGTATTATTTAGGTCAACTGGATGGAAGCACAAGCATTCAGTTCTTTAAAGCTGCAGCAGGAAATATGCAAACCTTCAGTTAGATTTGGAACATAAACATGATCACGGTCATGTATCTCCTCTGGATCTGCGTCCACTGGAAGTGTAATCCCTCAttgccacaggaaaccagagggtACTAAACACCAGTTACCCTTTTCtacgtccaaacgtcttttgttgtctgcgACTTCaggtggtgtttttctttttgggactttggtagttagtcctaaagttgaagtggtagcagccgactgtttctctTTCTCTGATATTTTTGAGCAGAGAATCTCTCACACCAGTAGTGTTTTGCAGGGCCAGATTATGATGGTAAGGACCCCTAACCCCCaattgtcttgaaacggccctgagtGTGGGACTGAgctttgaaggtcatctgaatcaaGGCATGAAATTTTTGTTTTTGGctattttgttttacaaatttGCTATTGCACTTTAATTTCTAACCTCAGatcagactaatatttccaagcaTGTTGCATCTACGGGTGAAActccaaaaattagaatattatgCAAAAATTTCATTAATTTCAGTTATTCCACTAAGATGAAACCAGTATAGCCGATGAGATAGACTAATTATaatttgttataattgtaatgATTATGGCTCAAAGCTTATTGCTTATGAAAACTCCATATTCACAATCTCAAACAATTAGAATGAAATAAGCAAAAAGGTTTTAAAGAAAAATATGTCAGACTTCTGAAGAAGTATCACGCCTTGGTTTGGATCCTTttgctgaaaacctcctggctgttcctcgaaccagactgaaaaccaaaggggacagggcctttcagactattgcacccagactttggaacagtctacctttaaatctccgtctctcttacac from Nothobranchius furzeri strain GRZ-AD chromosome 5, NfurGRZ-RIMD1, whole genome shotgun sequence encodes:
- the zgc:153896 gene encoding ectonucleotide pyrophosphatase/phosphodiesterase family member 7, whose protein sequence is MRLQLFLVLVVLTCVLSKPLKKNEEQKKLLLVSFDGFRWDYDQDVDTPHLDQLVVDGVKAKYITPPMLTMTSPSHFTTITGRWVEDHEVVHNMMFNVTTNQKLPHKETMKRSEWWDNGVLPLWITAQNQGLKTASFHYPGGGATYRGQAVNRVLVEEHGFPDDNETEWRLNIDMVMSWFSEEDFHLVTLYYGEPDNVGHAKGPDHPDRIKIIQQIDRTIGYLREAIEYHNLTDSLNVIITSDHGMTTIKKRPQVDEIILNKYLNLLKLASFEILDYGGFGILTPRTGKEQEVIDALSKAPNLTVYRKDEIPESFHLGKSERLPPVVVMADLGFNLNSRLIVYVNKGDHGFHNGEMDMKTIFRAFGPSFKRNFVSEPFDSIHIYPLMCKLLQVEPAPHNGSLAVTEDMLWSRGESAGVSITLLLLLSMLSVS